The following proteins are co-located in the Mus caroli chromosome 7, CAROLI_EIJ_v1.1, whole genome shotgun sequence genome:
- the Znf768 gene encoding zinc finger protein 768 yields MEREASSWGLESRDVHSPDAVGSPEGSLKDPASNTSENEEGEISQREGNGDYEVEEIPFGLEPQSPEFEPQSPEFESQSPRFEPESPGFESRSPGFVPPSPESDPQSPEIESQSPKYEPRSPGCDPRSPGCEPGSPRYEPKSPGYGSKSPEFESQRPGFESQSPGYEPQNSGDGVQNSEFKTHSPEFETQSSKFQEGAEMPLSPEEKNPLSISLGVHPLDSFTQGFGEQPTGALPPFDMPSGALLAAPQFEMLQNPLNLTGTLRGPGRRGGRARGGQGPRPNICGICGKSFGRGSTLIQHQRIHTGEKPYKCEVCSKAFSQSSDLIKHQRTHTGERPYKCPRCGKAFADSSYLLRHQRTHSGQKPYKCPHCGKAFGDSSYLLRHQRTHSHERPYSCPECGKCYSQNSSLRSHQRVHTGQRPFSCGICGKSFSQRSALIPHARSHAREKPFKCPECGKRFGQSSVLAIHARTHLPGRTYSCPDCGKTFNRSSTLIQHQRSHTGERPYRCAVCGKGFCRSSTLLQHHRVHSGERPYKCDDCGKAFSQSSDLIRHQRTHAAGRR; encoded by the exons ATGGAGCGGGAGGCGTCGTCGTGGGGCCTCGAGTCCCGGGATGTGCACAGTCCCGACGCAGTGGGCAGCCCCGAAGGGTCTCTCAAAG ATCCTGCAAGCAACACAAGTGAGAATGAAGAAGGGGAAATTTCTCAGCGAGAAGGCAATGGGGACTATGAAGTTGAAGAAATACCTTTTGGGCTTGAACCCCAAAGCCCAGAGTTTGAGCCACAAAGCCCAGAATTTGAATCCCAGAGCCCCAGGTTTGAGCCTGAAAGCCCAGGGTTTGAATCCCGAAGCCCTGGGTTTGTGCCCCCAAGCCCTGAATCAGATCCTCAGAGCCCGGAGATTGAATCCCAGAGTCCTAAGTATGAGCCCCGAAGCCCTGGCTGCGATCCCAGGAGCCCTGGCTGTGAACCTGGGAGTCCTAGGTATGAGCCCAAAAGCCCTGGGTACGGTTCAAAGAGCCCCGAATTTGAATCTCAAAGACCGGGGTTTGAATCTCAGAGTCCTGGGTATGAACCGCAGAACTCTGGAGATGGCGTTCAGAATTCTGAGTTTAAAACCCATAGCCCTGAGTTTGAAACTCAAAGTTCCAAATTCCAGGAAGGTGCAGAGATGCCTCTGAGCCCTGAGGAAAAGAATCCCTTGAGCATCTCCCTAGGAGTCCACCCCCTGGATTCCTTTACTCAAGGGTTTGGGGAGCAGCCCACAGGAGCACTGCCTCCATTTGACATGCCTTCGGGGGCTCTGCTGGCTGCACCCCAGTTTGAGATGCTCCAGAATCCCCTGAATCTGACAGGAACCCTGCGTGGGCCAGGCCGTAGGGGTGGCCGGGCCAGGGGTGGGCAAGGCCCTCGACCTAACATCTGTGGCATCTGCGGGAAGAGCTTTGGACGAGGCTCGACCCTGATCCAGCACCAGCGCATCCATACCGGtgagaagccttacaaatgtgAGGTTTGCAGCAAGGCCTTTTCCCAGAGCTCTGACCTCATCAAACACCAGCGCACACATACAGGCGAGCGGCCCTACAAGTGTCCCAGGTGCGGCAAGGCCTTCGCTGATAGCTCTTACCTACTTCGCCACCAGCGTACCCACTCTGGCCAGAAGCCCTACAAGTGTCCACACTGTGGGAAGGCCTTTGGCGACAGCTCCTACCTCCTGCGACACCAGCGCACCCACAGCCACGAGCGGCCCTACAGCTGCCCCGAGTGTGGCAAGTGCTATAGCCAGAACTCTTCCCTGCGCAGTCACCAAAGGGTGCACACTGGGCAACGGCCTTTCAGCTGTGGCATCTGTGGCAAAAGCTTCTCCCAACGGTCAGCACTTATCCCCCATGCCCGCAGCCACGCCCGTGAAAAGCCCTTCAAGTGCCCAGAGTGCGGCAAGCGCTTTGGCCAGAGCTCAGTTCTGGCCATCCATGCCCGCACCCACCTGCCAGGCCGCACATACAGCTGCCCCGACTGTGGCAAGACCTTCAACCGCTCCTCTACACTCATTCAGCACCAGCgctcccacacaggcgagaggcCGTACCGCTGCGCTGTGTGTGGCAAGGGCTTCTGTCGCTCCTCCACGCTGCTACAGCACCATCGCGTGCATAGTGGGGAGCGACCTTATAAGTGTGATGACTGTGGAAAGGCCTTCTCGCAGAGCTCCGACCTCATCCGCCACCAGCGAACCCACGCAGCCGGCCGCCGCTAA